Proteins from a genomic interval of Chelonoidis abingdonii isolate Lonesome George chromosome 7, CheloAbing_2.0, whole genome shotgun sequence:
- the DYNLT4 gene encoding dynein light chain Tctex-type 4: MRKCAPRETPTPQTGGHIPAVPTPKRSNGKPDHYQADPKRRARRGRIQCQPQRSAPALPSCLPAPCPCISPNSNKRREVLKTHDTLLISAGRIRELAHHQGKSSKKGRCLTKEGKQSAGLNELCRGRSSCRMVLDLPAQGLCDGLIGHVGKLFHYKINTLPVICGQRPYYPMSQPLLESHTGADGERPRCHPRDMAGKPLALSQEALAQFNQAVASENPEATRLRAGSLSTRRSSHSVENPPRPLMRLKSIEEGKPPSLHSRRSSVMSITNAPFTSRRNSVSMAMGGRRLSIGPWVHSGRVSFSGLPLFQPIRERQYENTYKTRPDKGCKFNACRAQQALESTLTSYLGDAKYNPVTSGQLAQSLSELIRSRLKDLTPPRYKLVCNVFLGQQGQQSLQVASRCLWDPESDSVASATFVNASLFAVATVHGLYFE, translated from the exons ATGCGAAAGTGTGCGCCACGGGAAACGCCCACACCTCAAACAGGCGGCCACATCCCGGCGGTCCCCACCCCAAAACGCTCAAATGGGAAACCGGACCATTACCAGGCAGACCCAAAACGCAGGGCCCGCAGAGGGAGAATCCAGTGCCAGCCTCAACGCTCCGCGCCGGCGCTGCCGAGCTgcctccccgctccctgcccttGCATCAGTCCAAACAGCAACAAGAGGCGCGAGGTGTTGAAAACGCACGAtacgttactgatctcagcagggcgCATCCGCGAGCTTGCTCATCACCAGGGAAAAAGCTCAAAAAAGGGGCGCTGCCTCACAAAggaagg GAAGCAGAGTGCTGGACTGAATGAACTGTGCCGGGGCAGGAGCTCCTGCCGCATGGTCCTAGATTTGCCTGCTCAGGGTCTCTGTGACGGACTCATTGGCCACGTGGGGAAGT TGTTTCACTACAAAATAAACACACTGCCTGTCATTTGTGGGCAGCGTCCCTACTACCCAatgtcccagcccctcctggaAAGTCACACAGGAGCCGACGGGGAAAG ACCCAGGTGTCACCCCAGGGACATGGCAGGCAAGCCGCTAGCACTGTCCCAGGAGGCTCTGGCCCAGTTCAACCAGGCAGTAGCGTCAGAGAACCCAGAGGCCACACGCCTGAGGGCGGGCTCGCTGTCCACCCGCCGCAGCTCTCACTCGGTGGAGAACCCTCCCAGGCCCCTGATGCGGCTGAAGAGCATAGAGGAGGGGAAGccgccctccctgcactcccggAGGAGCTCCGTCATGAGCATCACCAACGCCCCCTTCACCAGCCGAAGAAACTCTGTCTCCATGGCAATGGGAGGGAGGCGCCTCTCCATCGGCCCCTGGGTGCACAGCGGGCGGGTGAGCTTCTCGGGGCTCCCCCTCTTCCAGCCCATCCGGGAGAGGCAGTATGAGAACACCTACAAGACCCGGCCAGACAAAGGCTGCAAATTCAATGCCTGCCGGGCCCAGCAGGCACTGGAGTCCACCCTCACCAGTTACCTGGGGGATGCCAAGTACAACCCGGTGACAAGCGGGCAGCTGGCCCAGAGCCTGTCTGAGCTCATCCGCAGCCGCCTGAAGGACCTCACCCCACCCCGCTACAAGCTGGTCTGTAACGTCTTCCTGGGCCAGCAGGGCCAGCAGAGCCTGCAGGTGGCCAGCCGCTGCCTCTGGGACCCAGAGAGCGACAGCGTCGCCTCCGCCACCTTCGTCAATGCCTCCCTCTTTGCCGTGGCCACGGTGCACGGGCTGTACTTCGAGTAG